A portion of the Scleropages formosus chromosome 13, fSclFor1.1, whole genome shotgun sequence genome contains these proteins:
- the apln gene encoding apelin has protein sequence MNVKILTLVIVLLLSLLCSGGAGPMASAGHGKEVEESHIRRLAQQNPARSAQSHRPAGWRRRRPRPRLSHKGPMPF, from the exons ATGAATGTGAAGATCCTGACGCTGGTgattgtgctgctgctgtctctcctgTGTTCCGGCGGTGCTG GACCCATGGCCTCTGCAGGGCATGGAAAGGAGGTGGAGGAAAGTCACATAAGAAGGTTGGCTCAGCAAAATCCTGCAAGGAGCGCCCAGAGCCACAGACCTGCCGGCTGGAGGAGGCGACGTCCACGGCCCCGCCTTTCTCACAAGGGGCCTATGCCATTCTAG